aataatattaggacaaaatagcacagtggcctagtggttagcacttctgcctcacagcactggggtcatgagttcaattcccgaccatggccttatctgtgtggagtttgtatgttctccctgtgtttgcgtgggtttcctccgggtgctccggtttcctcccacactccaaaaaacatactggtaggttaattggctgctatcaaaattgaccctagtctctccctctctgtctgtctgtgtctgtgtgtgagtgtgtgtctatattaggggatttagactgtaagctccagtggggcagggactgatgtgaatgaattctctgtacagcgctgcggaattagtggcgctatataaataaatgatgatgaagatgatgattctGACAAGCTCCTGATTCTTTGTAGCACTTTTATAGATGGCAACTTGTTTTTTGGTTTAGAAAACCTTTAaactaatccttttttttttcctttatcttTTTGCCCATGTGGGATGTATAGTATATATTGTACAGAAGGTCCTTGCTTTTTGATGAACATAGCACTTTGAACTTTATCAtcatcttcttttttcttttctttttcttttctttaacaatttttttattggttttcaaCAGTTTTATAAAACAGATAAATAAACAAGGTAGggtacagaaataagaaaaagggGTTAGGGGGGTAGAGGTGTGTTAAATGCTGCTCAGTACTAGTCTCCTAAGTAAAACCATGTGTTACATTGGAGGAATGTTTGGTGATTGTGTCTCCCTTAGAACTAACCAGGAGCTCAGACGCCCAGAGTGTAGATGATGTCTTAAGATGCCACTCGCCTATTTTAGTACAAAGGCACCAGGTCCTGTGCACGTATCTGCGGTTTCTGCGCGCAGAGTAAAATTGATCATTTTGGAATGGGAGGACCATGGTAGGTCAGGGAACTCCTTGGTGAATGCTGGCTATGCACACTTATGCCCCTTGTATTGAACTGACATGCAAAAGTCTAATGCTCTGCGGAATAAGATATTTCAGTGAGATCCAGTTTATGGAGAGAATACATTTTTAGGAACACTCTCTAGTTAATTGGGTCTACAAGCATTTTTCTCCGCAAAATGACTTGATTTAGCTTCGACCTATACATTTACTGGAGTGCCTTCTTGTACCTTCGAGGTGCTATTGATCTGGACAAGCCCATGTATAGCTGCATTTCTACCAATGTATCATGGTGACATGTTGTATAGACCTGATGTCTTCTCTTGCTTAATTTAAAGCATAAAAGGccaaaccaagcagtatttagaGAAATAACGAACCCATTGGTTTCATGGGCAGTGTGTGGAGATCATGAACTGATGGTAAGCCTAATGTAGGCATCTACCTTTATATGCTCGAGCTGGATAATTTGCACAACATGAAATACACTAGAACTAGGCTAAGGAGAACCCAACACCGTTTTCTCTGCCTGAATGCAGCTAGTAGCTATCAATAGGACATCCGTGATCTACACAATAAATAAAAGATGTAACATATCAATAGAAACTCCATAATGTCACATTATTATAGAGAACATATTTAGGCTACAGATACACTACTGATTTTAGTCCCATGATTGTTATGGAGCATGATAATCTCATGACACAAATCACATTATCTGTAACCAATGAATCTCTATGGGACTAGCTACATAGATGAACTACTGCTTGTCCCATACGTATCCGAGGCTACAGATGCAATTTTTCTCATGTAAATAATTATGTACATTTGTACGGCTAAAATCACAGTCTAACCTTCTCCACTGATTGTAGAACCTTGAATCACTATAATGCAAAGTTTTGATTTGCTTATTTATACTAATATTCAAATATCGACCATATCTGATATGGGACTGTCTGTGGAATGTAAATAGACAATTTTCTTCCTAGATCCTAATACGCCAGATAAAAGGAAACATACAAGGGTGCATACTCCTGGTAAAGATCCATCATATCAGGTGTCCAGTATTAATATGGGTGACATTCAAGCAGCAGGAAGGCTTGCCAGTCCACACCATGGTTATCGGAGCGCTGGTGTAGAGGAACCATTGGATGTTCTATTAGGAGAACCAAGTTTAAATGACCAGGTGAGACTatgtcaaaaaatataaaaatgtaactgaTTATGAGATATTACTATATATGCTGTTGTGCTGTACAATTTGCTACAATTACATGTAGTGATGTATATCAACTGAGTAATATTCTCCTAACCTTAAACACATATGCTGGATCTTACATCCAATCAAAGACTACTCAGGGGAACGAAAGACACAAAGTACTCTCTGCACACTTTGCCCATCTCATTGAATCATACAATCCATGTATCTGCATCCACACTGAGCACAGCTGCCTGCCGGAAATAAAACATATTAGTGTAAGAGCATGTGCTGACTGCCCAAGGGAGCACAactgtgggtcccaggaaataatccataaaacactgaatggtatgaaaggcaaatcCTGCGCACACTGTCCTTGAATtcgtgttccaaggcatccaactgTGCAGTGGGCAgtccaaaaaatatgctgagctGTTTCCCTGCTGGTGATACAGAAAggacagtgaacatatctgcacaggttctgttccgggagtgcatgaatatcCTGAGAGGCAACCtcatctccctctccctctcctcaccCCACCCAGGATCCATGCCAAGGTTTAATATCTATTATTCAGGCTTTTAGAGACCACTTTCTCCCACTAATGTTTTACTGtcgcagcagggagccctggaaccagagccgtaacttaaaattctagcgcctggggcgagaaagtcaaatgccgcccccctagccctcaataagcaaatgaacctaaaatatacctaaactgcgccccccttcagcgttgcgccctgggcggtcgcccctatcgcacagccctagttacggccctgcctgtAACAGACTCTATACCTACtcagctctgatgagcttgttgataatgatgattgagTGCTTCCTCCATgtttgatattttaataaatatctgatgcatagttgccaactgtcgaTAATTTCTACGCAAATATTGACCAATATTTATCAACTACCCATTAAAGATTTTCTGATTGTGTATAGATGAGTGTAATTCTCACTTCCTATTTTTACTCTCAGGCCCTACAAGTTATAATTTATTGAAGAGTATTTGAAATTCGAAAGATATAATCCATTCAGCAGTTGCAGTGTTCCAAAGTTCTCTTAGATAGAACCGGGCATAGATTTCTTTGCTTAGTGTCAGAGTCCCTGAAAATGATTTTAAAACATACATAACTATGATCTAATGCcattttatagttaaatatattttaatctggTGCAGAAATCTGTAATTACTTATCAAATGCAAACCACTAAATACAACAATCCATACAATATGCTCAATAGCTGCCATCACCTGCCCCAGTTTTACTAGACATATCTCCCAGTATCCTCTATCACAGTATGTAGActctcagcagtgacagtgttaACACTTCATGACGGTATGCAAATAATCATGGTGAGAAGAGCCGTGATTGGTCAGTTTGAGGGGCGGGCACATGGTTTCTCCTTATTGGAATCTTTCCCCGGCGTGTCGCATCTCGTCCAGTTGTGCAGAACCTGCTGCAACGCTGATTTGGAGCATCGGTAATATCACCGCgcctgctgagacttgtagttatACTTTGCACTTAGAGCAGTCTGTTAAAAATAGGTTACCGTTTTGTTGCACTTGCGGCATCTAACTCTGTTTTCTTTTCAGAGAGACTGCTGCGTTAATAACATGGAATCGAGCGCAGGTGAGTTTCCAGGTCTCCCGGTGCGTATGGCTGGTTGTATCATCTATAGTGCTGGGGGGGTCGGTGTAAGCTGTGTGTAAGCACGTGGGGAGAGGCTGCACATTGTCGTCTCATGTGATTTGGTGCCATGCTGCCGCCGCCTAGGTCTTGTAGCTGCCATCAGTCCCTGGTTATGTAGGCCTAGATCATCTCATTCACTGTCAGAAAATCGGAAGTAAACTTTAAATATCATGTAAATCCCGAACTTACGTAAAAGATTGCTTTCCAGGGTAGAACCTTTATTTTGCTATATGCGAACAAGTGTAGTCTCTTTGTTGATGTATTGCTTCTTTGTTGGCTTGTATGCAAGTGTAAGAagctggttatatatatatatatatatatatatatatatatatatatatatatatatatatatatttcaggatTTAATTATCCAAGAAATACTACAGTGATGCACATTTTCCTGCTATGCCTTggtttgtacacacacacacacacacacacacacacacacacacacacacacacacacacacactttacaatcAAATGTTTTTCGCAGTAAGACTGTGTTTTACTATTCATTAATGttggtatttattttgtatacagaACCAAGACTTGGCAAAAAGCTGAATGAAGGTAAAACTAAGGAGGTGTATGAGCTGCCAGAGCACCCAGGCTGTGTCCTCATGCAGTCCAAAGACCAGATCACAGCAGGGAATGCAGCCAGGAAAGATCACATGGAGGGGAAGGCCTCCATCTCCAACAAGACCACCAGCTGTGTCTTTAAACTGCTGCAAGAGGCTGGTAAGAACCCCTTAAATAAATCTAAATGTTAACAGCGATAAGATCGATTATGTGAATTGCTGCTATAGATATTAGAATATACAGAGTCTCCTTTATGGCACTCCAAAcatatactagtatgttaatttgcccttagtctctcttgttctgtgtgttggtgaatttagactgtaagctccaatgggttaGGGACTGAGTTctctacagcgctgtgaaattagtggtgctatataaatagctcatgTTACAATATTCTGAGGATTTTCTGTGGCTGTTTGCTTTGCAGAGAATCTGTGCTGTCATAAGGGAGTTGTTGTCTGACAGGCAAAAAGATGTAATAAAGTGCTTTTAGGGCAAGTTTGTTGTAAACTGCAAAGGATAACTCTTGAAAAGTAGAATATTGCTTCCCAGCTCCATTATAGACACCTGTTCAGTAAAGCAAGGCAAGTTGTGGTGTCCCTGCGTTGGGTatacactagggatgtgcaccggccacttttggtgtctcgtgttttgggttcggatttgtttcgcaaaacacctgacgaaaggttttggttcggatttaaagttttggatttattttgcacAGCGCAgcggaccacctaacacaacctccctctaccctgatcaatgcccgattgaagatggcggcggctagcggggaatttatagaatacaagtatcgcgagatccgacagcgggattatgactcagagcctcggtttcagttttgcaattggcgggaatacccggatctgtctctgatccggctcggatcggcaacgttcgggtgggctcggatttcagatatccgagcccgctcatctctagtatacacAACCACTACTTTAAATATGCTTTTAAAATGCCAATCTCTAACATTGGGCTCCACACTACTGCACACTGCGTCAATGGGTCATCTAATGGCCTGTCTGTACCTATCCCAGTCTTCCTACATCTATTGCTTAGTTATGGAGGCTACTTCCTCACAGAACTTTTTCTCTTTGCTGTGATGGCTGCATATTTCACTCTTCTCTACATTTGCTCACAGCTAATATGCCAATGTCTGTGTGGTCCATGTCTTGCTTCATCTGTTTTCACTCTGTCTCAGGCATTAAGACAGCGTTTGTGAAGAAGTGCAGTGAGACGGGATTTATTGCCACCCACTGTGAAATGATTCCCATTGAATGGGTGTGCAGGAGAATAGCCACCGGCTCCTTCCTGAAGAGAAATCCTGGGGTCAAGGAAGGATACAAGTTTTATCCCCCCAAAGTGGAGATATTTTTCAAGGTTGAGTTTCTTTGGTTTTGTCTGGTGTGGATGCTGTTTATGTTTGAATCGGAACtattatatcagtattacaggGTTGGAAAAAAGCCTGAATGCTTAAAATTGGGGGTTCCAGTCCCGATCTCCTTTATCTAGTGTTTAGTGCAGACATCGGGTGTGCACACCCATGTATGTGGGCTGGGATATCACCAGTTGGAGGGAGGTCTGTTGCTCCTTAAGTTATCATTACTGGGCCTCTGTCTATTCATTTCTAGTGGGCACTACCGGGCACTGTCATTGACTAACAGCTCCTGGCATATGTTTCAGGTGGACAGTGACTGAGCAGTATAGAAGTGCAGCTGTTCAACCCAGTCACCAATAGAATATAGCGCTGCAGTGAGACAATAACTAGGAGACTGCAGATGCCCACTGCCCAATGAGACTAGCTCTGTCCTCAACCTGATATCATTGGCTGAGCGTCTACAGAAACTCGTTGGTCTCATGCCCTACAATTGCTCTGTATACTTTGTGCAGATACTCCAACTGGTCGAGATACCTGCTCGTCTCACTTGGCAGAGCAATGGTGAAGACACCTTCCACCCCCCGCTTCTCATTACCATCCTGCTGTAAGGTGACAAGTGGGTGAATCTGAGCAGGGGGGTGCAAGAGCTTGGTATGAAGAGGGCGAGGGAGACCAAACAAAGACCTCGGGAGTAAAAGGATAGCTATGGGCAGCACATCTATTTGGTTGGGGATAGATTACAAATAAAGTGTAGTGGTGAAGAGCCTACATCAGATGGAGACATCTTGCAGAAGAAAGGACACTGACTGAGAAAGCCCCGGATGTTACAAATGAGCAATCTCTTCTCTAGTCAAAATCCATTcatatctatagaaccacattttttaaaatgtcaatggAGGAAAGATAAATCCTAAAAACGCAGGGTACACTGTCAAACACTTGCTGGTACAGTGTCTGTTAATTATTGGGGTCTGGTCATATAGAAGGGGCTCTGCAGCTGCTGACAGACTAAGCTTTGTATATTCGTCATCATAGTGGGTGTCTGGTTTGTAGGTTGGCCAACAAAACTCTTGTCTTTTATACTATCTGCAATACTGAGAGTAGAGACCAGGaaggtagagggggggggggggtgtaggagTGTTACAGGATTTTAGTGGTCACGGGATCATTCATTGGAGAAACAAATCTGCAGTGAAGCACTGTCCTGCTCCATGCAAAGATAGTTTGGTTGGACTCTTGTCTGAGTTACAGGGTGGTAGCTGATCTGCGGAGGAAGTAGGAACTGGATCTGTGGGCACATTTGCAGTTGACAGCCTTGAGCCATAGATGTGTTGAACACAGCAAATTGCTGAGGGGGGGGGATAATGACACCTTTGCCAGTCATTTgtgaatatttaatttattttaaatgtgttcatttgttacatttttatatattaatctaATGAGTTGTAACTGAATCTTTCTATAACCATTGCAGGATGATGCCAATAATGACCCTCAGTGGTCAGAAGAACAACTGATTGCTACAAAACTCACTTGTGCTGGACTTCTGATTGGTCAGGCAGAGGTGGACATCATGAACCATTCCACAGTGGCCATCTTTGAGATTCTGGAGAAAGCATGGTCGACACAGGATTGCACACTAGTAGACATGAAGGTAAAATAGTCATTATGACCGTTACCTTAAATTGTAAGTTTGTGTTTGTTTTGccattaataaaaatgtcatgTAAATTAGATTGAATTTGGAGTGGATGTGACCAAAAAAGAAATTGTCCTTGCTGATGTGATTGATAATGACTCGTGGCGCCTGTGGCCGTCGGGAGACAAGAGCCAGCAGAAAGATAAGCAGGTATGTAGGTGTGACCGCTTCTTTCCTATAGGCAGAAACAATGCTAGACACTGCATAATTCTGTGTTAAGACTGCAGGGCTCATTCTTGAGCTACTTTTTTGGGAGGAGGGGCATTGATATATAATGTGGTGTAGAGGTTTTAAATGCATAAATCTATTTACTAACAGTATTTATAATTGTCCTCCTGCACATTGTAGTGATTATGAAACGTGTTGGCCGCTAGACCCTGTACCTGATGTTGCCATAAACCTACTCGCTGTTGGTGGGATTTGCTGTACATACCAATGCATGGCATATGGTTAACTTGTTCATCAGTGTCTCAGCTGCCAAATGCACTTTGTAGAAACTAATGTTGTGATTGACGGCTATGAAGCAGTTTGGCAATCGGGGAAACTCCTCATTGTGCTGCATTTATCGTTAATGTGTATTTGCAAGAAATTTTTAAACATtcctttcccccctccccctcagacATACAGAGATCTAAAGGAGATTACGCCAGAAGCTATGCAGATGGTGAAAAGAAATTTTGAATGGGTTGCTGACAGAGTGGAGGTAAAACACATCTACGGTATCAGTGGCTTAGACTTGAGAGGAAAGCTTGCCATATCCTGTGTATAATGGTATCCGATGGGAATTATATGGTTAGTGATGGAAATGGCAGATGCTGTAGTTCCATTCTTGGCAGAATTAGTGTGACCCATGTTATTCAGGAGAGTGAGCAGCAGGAATCTGTTCTTAAAGGAGACCTGACTTGTGTACTGTACATTAATCATTCAGATACTCAACGTATTCAAttctgtattaataaagttactgTCTAATGGAAATTTACATAATTATGTTGAAAATTTGGTGTGCTGTGAATTGTCTAAAACAATGTTTGGCTGCTCAGAGGAAATGCTTTAATATATCAACTGCCACGTTCTCCATATTGGGATATAATCCAGTGACATTGTAGCAAATCCTGGCTGTGAATGGAGGTACTGACTAATCTTGTCACTTTAGTTGATGTGCTACAGCTTCACAACtagtttattttttaagtgtTGCTATAAGGCTGACATTGGATAGGGCTGTAACATTACAATTTCACACATCAAACTTGTCGTTCTGCTTTTTCCTCCCTATTATATTATATGGACAACTGAAACATCCTTGTGATATAATGGAAGGGAGATGCAGAGATTGGATATGCTCCATGTGTTTCTGTAGGAAACGCTGAGCTTCTGTAGCTCTGTGACCTCAGAATAACTTGTATGTATTTAGATGACGGActaataagttgcacaaataaaataagtttcttgtgtttttttttatcttgtcgTCAGCTCTTGCTGACCAGTGACAGCCAAGGACGGGTTGTTGTGCTGATGGGGTCCATTTCTGACCTGGTGCACTGTGAAAAAATCAAAAAGTCCTGTGCAAACTATGGCCTACCATGTGACCTGAGGGTGACGTCTGCTCACAAAGGCCCAGATGAAACCCTGAGAATTAAGTCTGAGTATGAAGGTAAGAACTGCGTTAGACTTGGACCTTTCAGCTCTGGTCAGTTGGAAGCCTCTTCTCTAAACATTGTATCTCTTCACACCACACTATGTAACTGGTATACAAGGACAGAAAAGCTGCTATATGACTTGCCCTTTATTTGCTACATGAAATCATGAGCATCACATACAAGTAATGCAAACATATTGGTCTTTATTTAATGGTCAGATGACGGGTTCAATCCTATTGCTGTAAACTTATTGGATGAAATACAGCAGGACAAGTTTTTCTCTGTTTCAAATGAACACACGTGTCCAGCTATAGGCAGCCTGCCATGTGCGGGTAGTGTTTAGATTGAGACCAATGAAATGCGTTGTGTGGGTAAGAACATAAGACAGCTACATTTTGCTGTAGCTCGTTGTATGACAAGAGAAACTTGTTTGAATGAGGCTTAAAAACCCACTTGATTTAACCCTTAGTAGATCAGCTAGATGGCTATTTGGGGCCTGTGTGAAACAATCTGACTTTTTGCCACCTTGACTATTAAGGAGTGTAGACTTCATCTGCACCTcagtggttttgttttgtttttggtt
The Mixophyes fleayi isolate aMixFle1 chromosome 1, aMixFle1.hap1, whole genome shotgun sequence DNA segment above includes these coding regions:
- the LOC142138941 gene encoding multifunctional protein ADE2-like isoform X3 encodes the protein MESSAEPRLGKKLNEGKTKEVYELPEHPGCVLMQSKDQITAGNAARKDHMEGKASISNKTTSCVFKLLQEAGIKTAFVKKCSETGFIATHCEMIPIEWVCRRIATGSFLKRNPGVKEGYKFYPPKVEIFFKDDANNDPQWSEEQLIATKLTCAGLLIGQAEVDIMNHSTVAIFEILEKAWSTQDCTLVDMKIEFGVDVTKKEIVLADVIDNDSWRLWPSGDKSQQKDKQTYRDLKEITPEAMQMVKRNFEWVADRVELLLTSDSQGRVVVLMGSISDLVHCEKIKKSCANYGLPCDLRVTSAHKGPDETLRIKSEYEGDGIPTVFVAVAGRSNGLGPVLSGNTAYPVINCPPLTADWGAQDVWSSLRMPSGLGCSTVLSPEAAAQFAAQIFGLNNHLVWSKLRSCTLNTWISLKQADVKLRECSM
- the LOC142138941 gene encoding multifunctional protein ADE2-like isoform X2 — encoded protein: MESSAGFNYPRNTTVMHIFLLCLEPRLGKKLNEGKTKEVYELPEHPGCVLMQSKDQITAGNAARKDHMEGKASISNKTTSCVFKLLQEAGIKTAFVKKCSETGFIATHCEMIPIEWVCRRIATGSFLKRNPGVKEGYKFYPPKVEIFFKDDANNDPQWSEEQLIATKLTCAGLLIGQAEVDIMNHSTVAIFEILEKAWSTQDCTLVDMKIEFGVDVTKKEIVLADVIDNDSWRLWPSGDKSQQKDKQTYRDLKEITPEAMQMVKRNFEWVADRVELLLTSDSQGRVVVLMGSISDLVHCEKIKKSCANYGLPCDLRVTSAHKGPDETLRIKSEYEGDGIPTVFVAVAGRSNGLGPVLSGNTAYPVINCPPLTADWGAQDVWSSLRMPSGLGCSTVLSPEAAAQFAAQIFGLNNHLVWSKLRSCTLNTWISLKQADVKLRECSM